From Gimesia panareensis, the proteins below share one genomic window:
- a CDS encoding dienelactone hydrolase family protein gives MRPFLLCFLSCLGVIFSSSLSVRSEEADSRQRSEPKKIQSSWDDLLTGIESPEEWQEHKQELRKRYLELLRDQYKPEKPDLEIQFHDTVIVDGIYRRQLISYQVEAGERAHAYLGVPLNLRGPAPAIVALHGTYKYGKQRAAGLIDNPDKAYLDHLCRRGYVVIAPDHFVAGHRIPDAGPYDTTSFYEKHPNWTAVGKFTYEHSIAIDVLQTLREVNPEKIGVLGHSLGGHGSMFLAAYDERVQAAAGNCSASFFRQNSRVEAWSRDHWYVYFKHIRPGLLEGKLPPIDFHEIMALIAPRAFLDLSGLNDGDPLTQRQRVLMLMKVMDVYELEKAPQNFAFFVHGKGHSVAHESRALMYAWMDTHLKPESATKTRLIQP, from the coding sequence ATGCGACCATTTTTATTGTGTTTCCTGTCCTGTCTGGGCGTGATCTTCAGTTCCAGCCTCTCTGTTCGATCGGAAGAAGCCGATTCCCGTCAACGATCGGAGCCGAAGAAAATCCAATCTTCCTGGGACGATCTGCTCACTGGAATCGAATCACCTGAGGAATGGCAGGAGCACAAACAGGAACTGCGCAAGCGTTATCTGGAGTTGCTGCGTGATCAGTACAAACCTGAAAAACCAGACCTGGAAATTCAGTTTCATGATACCGTGATCGTAGATGGTATCTACCGTCGGCAACTGATCAGTTATCAGGTCGAAGCAGGCGAGCGGGCACATGCCTATCTGGGAGTGCCGCTCAATCTGAGGGGGCCCGCGCCAGCCATTGTTGCTTTACACGGTACCTATAAGTATGGCAAACAACGTGCTGCCGGATTGATTGACAATCCTGATAAAGCTTATCTCGATCATCTGTGTCGACGTGGTTACGTTGTGATTGCCCCCGATCATTTTGTAGCAGGACACCGCATTCCGGATGCCGGCCCCTATGACACAACTTCCTTTTATGAAAAACATCCCAACTGGACTGCAGTCGGAAAATTTACCTACGAGCATTCGATTGCCATCGATGTGTTGCAGACTCTGCGGGAGGTCAATCCCGAAAAAATCGGGGTGCTGGGGCATTCCCTGGGAGGGCATGGCTCCATGTTTCTGGCTGCCTATGATGAACGGGTGCAGGCAGCCGCGGGTAACTGCAGTGCATCGTTTTTTCGACAGAATTCCCGCGTGGAAGCCTGGTCTCGAGACCACTGGTACGTCTATTTTAAACATATCCGCCCGGGTTTACTGGAAGGCAAATTGCCTCCCATTGATTTCCATGAGATCATGGCTCTGATCGCACCGCGGGCATTTCTGGATCTTTCGGGGTTGAATGATGGCGATCCATTAACACAGCGCCAACGCGTGTTGATGCTGATGAAAGTTATGGACGTTTATGAGCTGGAAAAGGCGCCACAGAATTTCGCCTTCTTCGTGCACGGGAAAGGGCATTCCGTGGCTCATGAATCGCGGGCTCTGATGTATGCCTGGATGGATACTCATCTCAAACCGGAATCGGCAACGAAGACCAGACTCATTCAACCCTGA
- a CDS encoding lactonase family protein — MFSLLRFYLLIAGVCFVSILPCRAASYVYISLGGEKRIAVYRQNEQDGTLTHLEDVKVPGAPGCLEVDPEKKFLFASIRSAKEFMSFAINPENGKLKLISAVPAGGNAAYIATDRKGRYLLSAYYGEGKVAVHRLKKDGTILPEIVQTIPTDKNAHAILPDQSNQFVFVPHTGPNAVYQFLWDAGQGKLKANEPALFKAAPEMEPRHLAISKDNRFIYFDNEKGSSVTACKLDPQSGTLTAFQTVSTLPKDFEGKNTCADIELSPSGKNLYASNRGHDSIACYAVDPQTGKLTSLGQAATEETPRSFNIDPEGRYLYAAGQKNGKLAAYRITPENGKLTQFATYEVGKSPSWVEVVKFP, encoded by the coding sequence ATGTTCTCTCTGCTTCGATTTTACCTGCTGATTGCCGGAGTCTGTTTTGTGTCTATTCTTCCCTGTCGAGCTGCCAGTTATGTCTATATTTCACTGGGAGGCGAAAAGCGAATCGCTGTCTATCGACAGAATGAACAGGATGGAACACTGACACATCTGGAGGATGTCAAAGTTCCCGGAGCGCCAGGATGCCTGGAAGTCGATCCTGAAAAGAAGTTCCTGTTTGCTTCGATTCGCTCGGCGAAAGAGTTCATGAGTTTTGCCATCAACCCTGAAAACGGGAAGCTCAAACTCATCTCAGCAGTACCGGCAGGGGGAAACGCAGCCTACATCGCCACTGATCGTAAAGGACGTTACCTGCTCTCGGCTTACTATGGCGAAGGGAAAGTCGCCGTCCATCGACTCAAGAAAGATGGCACAATTTTACCTGAAATAGTGCAGACGATTCCCACTGATAAGAACGCACATGCAATTTTACCCGATCAATCGAATCAGTTCGTGTTTGTACCTCACACAGGCCCCAATGCAGTCTACCAGTTTTTATGGGATGCAGGTCAAGGCAAACTGAAAGCGAATGAACCGGCTCTGTTTAAAGCCGCACCTGAGATGGAGCCGCGGCATCTGGCCATTTCAAAAGACAATCGTTTCATCTATTTTGATAACGAAAAAGGGAGCTCTGTCACTGCCTGTAAGCTGGATCCCCAGTCCGGAACGCTGACTGCCTTTCAGACCGTCTCCACTTTGCCGAAGGATTTTGAAGGGAAGAATACCTGTGCCGATATTGAACTCTCTCCCTCGGGCAAAAACTTATACGCCTCCAATCGGGGCCATGACAGCATTGCCTGTTATGCCGTCGATCCCCAGACCGGCAAACTGACTTCATTGGGGCAGGCTGCGACAGAAGAGACGCCGCGGTCCTTCAATATCGATCCCGAAGGGCGTTACCTGTATGCCGCCGGTCAGAAAAACGGGAAGCTGGCTGCCTATCGTATCACACCCGAGAATGGGAAACTGACACAGTTCGCGACCTATGAAGTCGGGAAATCCCCCTCGTGGGTTGAGGTGGTAAAGTTTCCCTAG
- a CDS encoding TfoX/Sxy family protein, producing the protein MAYDEELADRVHQLLHRRAGYSQRKMFGGICYLLHGNMCCGVTGTNLMLRLGEKKVPLALQEPFTHEMDFTGRVMKSMIYVIAEGTRNDEDLKDWINQAVKFTRTLPSK; encoded by the coding sequence ATGGCATATGATGAAGAGCTCGCCGATCGGGTACACCAGTTGTTGCACCGTCGGGCGGGATATTCCCAGCGCAAGATGTTTGGGGGGATCTGTTATCTGCTGCACGGAAACATGTGCTGTGGGGTCACCGGAACGAATCTGATGTTGCGCCTGGGCGAAAAGAAGGTCCCCCTGGCGCTGCAGGAACCTTTCACGCATGAGATGGATTTCACCGGGAGGGTGATGAAAAGCATGATCTATGTTATCGCAGAGGGGACCCGGAATGATGAGGATCTCAAAGACTGGATCAATCAGGCTGTTAAATTCACCCGGACTTTACCTTCAAAATGA
- a CDS encoding cytochrome c produces MPGLDNVFQIDDQVYSGSGPAEQRSFDALKKLGVKTIISVDGTEPHLEMAKRDGMRYVHVPIGYDGVSHDAGLAFARIAKDIKGPIYIHCHHGRHRGPTATAVVGICRGTFNQQQAIDFLKLAGTSKSYAGLWRDVRKFKVPPADAPLPELVETAPVSPLVKAMSQISHHFEALEHMQDKNRQPLIRQKSQETLVLLREEFREAARKHADDYDQKFKKWMLKSESQVNELENAFRKNEQKQISTGLKTLKAQCKKCHAAYRD; encoded by the coding sequence TTGCCTGGACTGGATAATGTTTTTCAGATTGATGATCAGGTCTATTCGGGGAGTGGACCTGCTGAGCAGCGAAGCTTTGATGCCCTCAAGAAACTGGGAGTCAAAACAATCATCAGTGTGGATGGAACCGAGCCGCACCTGGAAATGGCAAAACGGGACGGGATGCGATATGTGCATGTCCCGATCGGCTATGATGGGGTTTCACATGATGCGGGACTGGCCTTTGCACGTATCGCGAAAGACATCAAGGGGCCGATTTATATTCATTGTCATCATGGGCGTCATCGAGGACCGACGGCGACCGCAGTCGTTGGCATTTGCAGGGGAACTTTTAATCAGCAGCAGGCCATCGATTTTCTGAAACTGGCGGGAACGAGTAAGAGCTACGCGGGATTGTGGCGAGACGTGCGGAAGTTCAAAGTACCACCGGCCGATGCCCCACTGCCGGAACTGGTGGAAACAGCTCCTGTGTCTCCGCTGGTGAAAGCCATGTCACAGATCAGCCACCATTTTGAAGCTCTGGAGCACATGCAGGATAAGAATCGGCAGCCCCTGATCAGACAGAAGAGTCAGGAAACGTTGGTGTTGCTCCGTGAAGAGTTTAGAGAGGCAGCACGTAAACATGCTGATGACTATGACCAGAAGTTTAAGAAGTGGATGTTGAAATCAGAGTCGCAAGTCAACGAACTGGAAAACGCGTTCCGTAAGAATGAACAGAAGCAGATCTCGACAGGTCTGAAAACGTTAAAAGCACAATGTAAGAAGTGCCATGCGGCTTATCGAGATTGA